The Cohnella abietis genome has a segment encoding these proteins:
- a CDS encoding response regulator transcription factor → MSKKGESGMTLKVLILDDEMIQRKGIIVKIQSYALPLTIIGEAGDGEEGLELIRQEIPDIVITDVRMPEMNGLDFIEKVLEINALISFVIISGYSDFEYAKRAIKYGISDYLLKPIDEDELQLVLSQLIHKKESVKKSQAELDKLKQDHEMNRESIRKQYLTRIIQTGQASLPMENNSKLVTDMEHSHPYFLAIVLELEPFILPHYSFRAGEEHLIWFAVENVMSDQMKLANYDGFIFQHAIHQNEMVYVLGISHINENIMIKEWLANVLYGINRYLKLDVTIAIGSVVDQMSLMQQSYQLAKLSLRNKMMQGANQIYDYSVIRAQSNSKHNVINDHEERLLFKLLSDGNGVGLINWVEKRVQLLVDTPMSTYVHLEWFCVDMYLLMRKYLIEKTKNSDLLIGEMDDLQFWLQNLMSWKDAVQHISNQLSQITIFIAAKENQPGKDLMGEIKQYLDSNLQSPISLQLIAERFFINPTYFSRRFKENYGQSYSEYLTNLRLNKASEWLVGTDLKIQEIAELVGYEGAAYFSNVFKKERGLSPNEFRQEHRTPK, encoded by the coding sequence TTAGACAGGAAATCCCCGATATTGTGATTACAGATGTGCGTATGCCTGAAATGAATGGCTTGGATTTCATTGAGAAAGTACTGGAAATAAATGCGTTGATCTCATTTGTTATTATTAGCGGGTACAGCGATTTCGAATATGCCAAGCGTGCCATTAAATATGGAATATCCGATTATCTATTAAAGCCCATTGATGAGGACGAGCTACAGCTTGTACTGAGCCAACTCATTCATAAAAAAGAATCAGTGAAAAAAAGCCAAGCGGAATTGGATAAGCTAAAACAAGATCATGAAATGAATCGGGAGAGTATTAGGAAGCAGTACTTAACTAGAATAATTCAAACAGGACAAGCATCCCTGCCTATGGAAAATAACTCGAAGCTGGTTACAGATATGGAACACAGCCACCCTTATTTTCTGGCAATCGTGCTAGAGCTAGAGCCTTTTATACTCCCCCATTATTCATTTAGGGCTGGTGAGGAGCATCTGATTTGGTTCGCAGTTGAGAATGTGATGTCAGACCAGATGAAGCTAGCAAACTATGACGGATTTATTTTCCAACATGCGATCCATCAGAATGAAATGGTCTATGTCCTTGGGATAAGTCACATCAATGAGAACATTATGATCAAGGAATGGCTTGCCAATGTTCTCTATGGTATCAACCGTTATTTGAAGCTGGATGTCACGATTGCCATTGGTAGTGTTGTGGATCAGATGAGTTTAATGCAGCAGTCGTATCAATTGGCTAAATTATCGTTACGCAATAAAATGATGCAGGGTGCCAACCAAATCTATGATTATAGCGTAATTCGTGCACAATCGAATTCGAAGCATAATGTTATAAATGATCACGAGGAACGATTGTTGTTCAAGCTGTTATCTGATGGTAATGGAGTAGGACTCATCAATTGGGTGGAGAAACGTGTGCAGTTACTCGTGGATACTCCTATGTCGACTTATGTTCATCTCGAATGGTTTTGTGTAGACATGTATTTGCTTATGAGAAAATACCTAATCGAGAAAACGAAAAATTCAGACTTATTAATTGGTGAGATGGATGATCTACAGTTCTGGCTACAAAATTTAATGAGCTGGAAGGACGCGGTTCAGCATATTAGTAATCAGCTTTCACAGATTACTATATTTATCGCGGCTAAAGAAAATCAACCAGGTAAGGACTTGATGGGTGAAATAAAGCAGTATCTGGATTCAAATCTACAATCGCCGATCTCGCTTCAATTGATAGCAGAACGTTTTTTTATAAATCCGACTTATTTTTCCAGACGGTTTAAGGAGAACTATGGTCAAAGCTACTCCGAATACTTAACAAATTTACGACTCAATAAAGCTTCAGAATGGTTAGTTGGAACGGATCTTAAGATTCAGGAAATTGCAGAATTAGTAGGTTATGAAGGAGCAGCTTACTTTAGTAATGTTTTCAAAAAAGAACGTGGTCTTTCTCCAAATGAATTCCGGCAGGAGCATCGAACTCCTAAATAA